The following coding sequences are from one Sphingobium sp. Cam5-1 window:
- a CDS encoding cytochrome c oxidase subunit I translates to MATTLADDLRPLHHPHSWVTRYVWSQDHKVIAIQYSLTAISIGLVALVLSALMRLQLGFPGAFPAIQPDNYLQFVSMHGMIMVVYLLTALLLGGFGNYLIPLMIGARDMVFPFVNMLSYWLYLLSVIVLVAGFFVPGGPTGAGWTLYPPQAISAGTPGHQWGIATMLVSLAIFVAAFTMGGLNYVTTVLQARTKGMTLMRMPLSVWGIFTASIMGLLAFPALFVAAIMMLFDHFAGTSFFMPTMQSMGAITPTEGGSPLLFQHLFWFFGHPEVYIVALPAFGIVSDLISVHARRNIFGYRMMVWAIVIIGALSFLVWAHHMYVSGMNPYFGFFFATSTLIIAIPTAIKVYNWLLTLWRGDIHLRVPMLFAIAFIFTFIHGGLSGLFLGNVSVDVPLSDTFFVVAHFHMVMGVSPVLVIFGAIYHWYPKIFGRMWNETLGKLHFWITFLGVYAIFLPMHYLGILGVPRRYYALGETGFIPPSVHLANEWISIAALIVFAAQGLFFFNMIWSRFWGPRADPNPWGAASLEWQTPQTPPAHGNWGPTLPTVYRWPYDYSVPGAPRDFIPQTEPRS, encoded by the coding sequence ATGGCTACCACCCTGGCTGACGACCTGCGGCCGCTGCATCATCCCCACAGTTGGGTCACCAGATATGTCTGGAGCCAGGATCACAAGGTCATTGCCATCCAATATAGCCTGACCGCCATCTCGATCGGACTGGTTGCGCTGGTGCTGTCCGCGCTCATGCGGCTGCAACTCGGCTTTCCCGGCGCCTTCCCCGCGATCCAGCCGGACAATTACCTCCAGTTCGTGTCGATGCACGGCATGATAATGGTTGTCTATCTGCTGACGGCGCTTCTGCTGGGGGGCTTTGGCAATTATCTCATCCCGCTGATGATCGGCGCGCGGGACATGGTGTTCCCGTTCGTCAATATGCTGAGCTACTGGCTCTACCTGCTGTCGGTCATCGTGTTGGTTGCGGGCTTTTTCGTTCCGGGCGGCCCCACGGGCGCGGGATGGACGCTCTATCCCCCGCAGGCGATCAGCGCGGGAACACCCGGGCACCAATGGGGCATCGCCACCATGCTGGTGAGCCTCGCCATCTTCGTCGCCGCTTTCACCATGGGCGGGCTCAACTATGTGACGACAGTGCTGCAAGCGCGCACGAAGGGCATGACGTTGATGCGGATGCCGCTATCGGTCTGGGGCATCTTCACCGCGTCGATCATGGGTCTGCTCGCTTTCCCAGCGCTGTTCGTCGCGGCGATCATGATGTTGTTCGATCATTTCGCGGGCACCAGCTTCTTCATGCCGACCATGCAGTCGATGGGAGCGATCACCCCGACCGAGGGAGGAAGCCCCCTCCTCTTCCAGCATCTCTTCTGGTTCTTCGGCCATCCCGAAGTCTATATCGTCGCCCTGCCCGCCTTTGGCATCGTATCGGACCTGATCAGCGTCCACGCCCGGCGCAACATCTTCGGCTATCGCATGATGGTGTGGGCGATCGTCATCATCGGCGCCTTGAGCTTTCTCGTTTGGGCGCACCATATGTATGTAAGCGGGATGAACCCGTATTTCGGGTTCTTCTTTGCAACATCGACGCTGATCATCGCGATCCCTACCGCGATCAAAGTCTATAACTGGCTGCTGACCCTGTGGCGCGGCGACATTCATCTGCGGGTGCCGATGCTGTTCGCCATCGCCTTCATCTTCACCTTCATTCATGGCGGATTGTCGGGACTGTTCCTGGGCAATGTCAGCGTCGACGTGCCGTTGTCCGATACCTTCTTCGTCGTCGCGCACTTCCACATGGTCATGGGCGTGTCGCCGGTACTGGTGATCTTCGGCGCGATCTATCACTGGTATCCCAAGATCTTTGGGCGAATGTGGAACGAGACCTTGGGCAAGCTCCACTTCTGGATCACTTTCCTGGGTGTCTACGCGATTTTCCTGCCGATGCATTATCTGGGCATATTGGGCGTGCCGCGTCGTTATTATGCTCTGGGCGAAACCGGGTTCATCCCGCCGTCGGTGCACCTAGCCAATGAATGGATCAGCATTGCGGCGCTGATCGTCTTTGCGGCGCAGGGACTGTTCTTCTTCAACATGATCTGGAGCCGGTTTTGGGGACCGCGCGCGGACCCGAACCCGTGGGGCGCGGCGAGCCTGGAATGGCAGACGCCGCAGACGCCGCCAGCGCATGGCAATTGGGGACCGACGCTGCCCACCGTGTATCGCTGGCCCTATGACTATAGTGTGCCCGGCGCACCGCGCGACTTCATTCCCCAGACGGAACCGCGC
- a CDS encoding cytochrome c oxidase subunit II — MPIAIAIAMLVFGSVAFHLFSPWWRTPIASNWGSIDSALDVTLWICAAAFIILNLFLAWVLVRYRHRTGHKAHYEPENASLEKGLTLWTAIGIAGMLAPGLAAWGRYVSVPQDATVIEAVGQQWQWSFRYPGPDGVLGAAAVKYVTPDNALGLDPLDPFGRDDLLVEAGDLHLPLGKPVKMVLRSKDVLHDFYVPEFRAKMDLVPGIVTYFWMTPTKVGTFDILCAELCGTGHHEMRGRVVVESPKAFTAWQAQQTSFGQILAETPPAAMSILLIKANACSVPASWSKS; from the coding sequence GTGCCGATTGCGATCGCCATCGCCATGCTGGTGTTTGGTTCGGTCGCATTTCACCTGTTCAGCCCATGGTGGCGAACGCCGATCGCTTCAAATTGGGGCTCCATCGATTCCGCGCTGGACGTAACGCTCTGGATTTGCGCGGCCGCCTTCATCATCCTCAATCTGTTCCTGGCCTGGGTGCTGGTCCGCTACCGGCACCGCACCGGGCACAAGGCGCATTATGAACCGGAAAACGCCTCATTGGAGAAAGGGCTGACGCTCTGGACGGCGATCGGCATCGCCGGGATGCTGGCTCCGGGTCTGGCCGCATGGGGCCGCTATGTTTCCGTGCCGCAGGACGCCACGGTCATCGAGGCGGTGGGGCAGCAGTGGCAATGGTCCTTCCGCTATCCCGGCCCCGATGGGGTGCTGGGTGCCGCAGCAGTCAAATATGTGACGCCTGACAACGCGCTCGGCCTCGATCCGCTGGACCCGTTCGGACGCGACGATCTGTTGGTCGAGGCGGGCGACCTGCATCTGCCTTTGGGCAAGCCGGTCAAGATGGTGCTGCGTTCCAAGGATGTGCTGCACGACTTTTATGTGCCGGAGTTCCGGGCAAAGATGGATCTGGTGCCCGGCATCGTCACCTATTTCTGGATGACCCCGACCAAGGTCGGCACGTTCGACATCCTCTGTGCCGAACTGTGCGGCACGGGCCATCATGAGATGCGCGGGCGCGTCGTGGTGGAGTCGCCCAAGGCGTTCACCGCCTGGCAAGCGCAGCAGACGAGCTTTGGGCAAATCCTGGCCGAAACGCCGCCCGCCGCCATGTCCATCCTGCTGATCAAGGCGAATGCCTGCAGCGTCCCCGCGTCCTGGAGCAAGAGTTGA